In Cicer arietinum cultivar CDC Frontier isolate Library 1 chromosome 1, Cicar.CDCFrontier_v2.0, whole genome shotgun sequence, one DNA window encodes the following:
- the LOC101514729 gene encoding metacaspase-8-like has translation MSTKRAVVVGLNYNAKYDYLLKAYINSAKLLCEVLKEDFGYEEENICFIHDGRPFNANSGSFILSQLRNLITSSIAGDEILFYFAGHGNSDIFIDDNGVEHVQQSLCCGEKFLSGSLTWITDKELKDCLNMLAEGVYFTMILDCCFSGNLIDGLKQQLTCKGRRGFADILDVVGGEDTRQQRQLVSLFSACQRNQVAWETRELVNGQIKPRSVFTDTLLEIVRNKGGCITNRELMTELNKVCSVHRCIQTPGLFCTDDHSYSLFLGGKQPKSDALKSIYCVAIAFVLTYSAYKKISE, from the exons ATGAGCACCAAAAGAGCAGTTGTAGTTGGATTAAACTACAATGCAAAGTATGATTACTTGCTGAAAGCTTACATAAATTCTGCAAAATTATTATGTGAAGTTTTGAAGGAGGATTTTGGTTACGAGGAAGAAAACATTTGTTTTATTCACGATGGAAGGCCATTTAATGCTAATAGTGGTTCCTTTATTCTTTCTCAACTTAGGAATTTGATCACTTCATCTATAGCTGGAGATGAGATATTATTTTACTTTGCCGGACACGGAAACTCTGATATATTTATTGATGACAATGGTGTTGAACATGTGCAACAATCTCTTTGTTGTGGTGAGAAGTTTCTTTCCGGGAGTCTTACTTGGATTACAG ACAAAGAGCTGAAAGATTGTTTAAATATGCTTGCTGAAGGGGTTTATTTCACTATGATATTAGACTGTTGTTTTAGTGGAAATTTAATCGATGGATTAAAACAACAATTGACATGCAAAGGAAGAAGAGGATTTGCAGATATACTGGACGTAGTCGGTGGAGAAGATACTCGACAACAAAGACAATTAGTTTCTTTGTTTTCAGCCTGTCAACGTAATCAGGTTGCTTGGGAGACTAGGGAACTGGTCAACGGACAAATAAAGCCAAGGAGTGTTTTCACTGATACACTATTGGAGATAGTGCGTAACAAAGGAGGCTGCATCACCAACCGAGAATTGATGACAGAGCTAAACAAAGTTTGTAGTGTTCATCGATGTATTCAAACTCCCGGTCTCTTTTGCACTGACGACCACTCCTACTCCTTGTTCCTCGGTGGAAAACAACCAAAGTCAGATGCACTTAAAAGCATATATTGCGTTGCAATCGCCTTCGTTCTTACCTATTCTGCATACAAAAAAATCAGTGAATAG